AGGAATTATAGGACTCAAATTCCAAACAGAATATGTCGAGATTAGAATCTAGACTGTGATATTAACCAGCGCGTACACTTTATGAAACTGTAATGGTATTAACCGTCACATGTGTGATTACTAAACAACACACAGAGTGGACCGTACTTTGGTTATATTAGACAAGATGGAAGGTTTCTTATAAAACTACATCCATATAAAACTTGAATGAATACCAAAATGGTCGTTCAGCTGAGTGACGTTTTATATCACAATGAAATATCAGAATTTTGATGCGTTAAAACCTCCATACAATCTCTGATAATCTGATAAACCCCATCATAATGTAGATCATGACCACGCTGTCTAACAATTCCTCCGtgaaaaaataactaaaatCCATCCCTTCACAGTCCTCATTACATGGCAGAAACCATTTCCGAGCGGAAGGGGTTTATGTGTTTTCGGTAATGAGCTGACTGGCTCGAGACATTTTCACATTAATCCATAATGAAGAATATTAAACAGATATCGACACTGGCCGTAAATCGGGAAGTGTAACGACTGAGCAAATGTTTGGAAGTCACGTGATTGATGACAAGATGTAAAGGACAGTCTTACGGCAAATTACTAGGTGATTTGACCCCTTAGGGACAAATTTTGGACGGAATCGAGGCTTAAGGTAGCATACGGTGATCAGTCACAAATCACCTGTCATTTTCTACATGTTACCTGGCTATATACCTGCCTGAGATACACCGACTCGTACCTGCTGCTAAAGGTAAATCTTCAAATAATGCATGTGATAGATTctataaatttaaatttcaaatacagttatataattagATGAATATACCTGATAATGATCTTCATTGTGGCGTTTTCTTCAATCGTGATGCCTTGTCCGACATCAGACGGAAGCGTGCTTGTGAAATGAACACCAAACCACGTGTATTAATGTCATAAACACGTAACGCCAACATGTCTATATTTTTGCCTAACAAGACACTGAATCGATTGAACATACGGAGTAAACTTAACGATTACCTGACGTCTATTTAAAAAGATACCTTGTAGTTACAGTACACCATGTAagtaatgttaattaaaaaCACACGGAGtttttttacattgtaatttcattttgataattaaacataCGGTGTAAGGTTAACTGaaattgatattgaatttattaaacataattatACCATGTAATAATTAAACATACGGTGTAAACTTCACGGGTATAATTTAACATATGATGTAAACTTAACGGGTAATAATTTAACATATGATGTAAGCTTAACGGGTAATAATTAAACATACGGTGTAAAGTTAACGGGTAATAATTTAACATACGGTTTTAAGTTAACGGATAATAAATCAAACATATGGTGTAAAGTTAACGGGTAATAGTTAACGGATATATTGACGATGTTAACACTGGTATCGATATTTCATTAGTTCAACATGCGATATCGGTAACTGGGCCCAGTATTTCAatattaacatattatatatccagGACCCACTTTAAGAAATTCACAGGGAAGCTATATACGGTGTATAATAAAACAAGGTTTGTTGGTATCGTTCTGTCGGTAATTTTGTACGATTGTGATGAGTGGTATTGGGATCATTCTGTCCATAGCGTATATGCACTTTGTAATATCTAATTACACAACAATTGTAACTTCCGGGGTATTATCATATTATTGCAGTTGTTGTATCCGGAATAATATTAGAATATTACGCATTCTTAGTTTCCGGTGAAGTATCAAATCATTGCAGTTGCAGTTTCCGATGTATAATATCAGATTATAGTATAGTTAAAATTTCAGGTATAATATCAGTTTGAAATATTGCTGTGGTTTAAATCCATGTGTAACACCAGCAATCTGTGTATAGTACAACTGTTGTTTCCGGTGAAATTACAAATTCAAGTTATACAAGTTATACAACTAAAATATAGCTGTTGTTCAATACAATGTGTAATAACAACTATAACTGCCGGTGTGATATCGCGTGTATGTTCAGCTTATGATTAGACGCCATTACGTACAGTGTCTAATGTATGATAATAAAACTATCTAATTGTGACTTCCGGTGCAATATCAGGTTATCAGTCATGATATCCTATATCTTCTAGTGTGGTTATTATTATTACGGGAGTTATCATTAAGGTTGTATTCCAGACTTTTGTCATTAACAGTTATCACCTTTGTTCCGGCGCCAGGTCTAATGTCCGATATGTGTTACAGGTCCTGTAGATATGACTCAGCTGTTGTCCCTCCTCCTATTAGTGTTGACAGTACTGGTGGGGATAGATCTGTGTAAAGGTCACCCAAGTAACGACCACGCCTCCCCTAACACACCCACAGAACAATCCGAACAGGTCGGCTTCCACGACGACAAAGTCGTCCATGATGAAGCGTAAGTTACTCCAAAAGTATGCTCTTGTATTGCATTTATATGGTGGCATGTTAGGGTCTATTAGTAAACCTCGCAATCTCGCTCCATCGACAGAGCAAGGGAGCGACAACGTCACGTCGACATATCGAGATTGCAATAGCGAGAAAACGAGACTAATCATGTCGCGATCTCCCTCTTTCTGTCTCAGTAAGGTCGAGATTGCGAGGTTGCGAGATGACCCAAACGGGCTATTATTAATCCAATACCAGcacgttatataacatatgtttaTGTTGTTCGTATGGCATAATCAGTGGAGCTTTATCTTTCTTTTTCAGTCATCTGAAGGAACACCTGCAGGAGGAAATAGATACCAGTAAGCCGATGACACCACAGGAGATGGAATTCCACTACTTCCGGTACAAATCATGATCATCCTCGTTTATGATCTAGATAACGAATGTCATTTTAGCACTCGTTTATGATCTAGATAACAAATGTTATTTAGCACTCGTTTATGATCTAGATAACAAATGCCAGTTTAGCACATTTCATTCGTatttatggtatatgcatattTGGCTTCAATGTGAAGTattcttttattgtaaaatcaaCAATGGTTTAATCTAAACCCCAAGTAGGTGTCTTAACCAGTAACCATCACCGTCTGTCTCAAATGTACACGAGCAATGTATCTTGTCTGTTCCCAGTTTACATGACGCGGATAACAACACCAAGCTAGATGGTTTGGAAATAATGTCAGCCCTAAGCCATATGAGTAATATGTACGATCTCACGGCTGCGGAAAAGGCGGGGAAATCGGACCAGGAAGTAGCTGAACTACAGCGCAAGCGTAGTGACGAGGCCACGAAGCACTACGCGGGTAATAATTCAACCCCACTGAATCGGAATGATTAACTAACATATTGTGAATTCATGTATTACAATAATTTCAAACGTTTATACAAAACTACAAGGAATGGCCCAAATATACATGTTGTTAGTCATCTGTTGTAAGAGAGATCAACACCTTTCGATGAATACCCAGTAATTCCTCAGAAACACTTTTCCTGGATCtggatgtatacattgtatttactttACCATTATGCATGGCAGTCATGGCTCACTGAGTTATGttagtttaattttgttttcattatagaTATCGTAGATAAAGTACTGAGAGAAGATGACTTCGACCAAGATGGCTACATTTCCTATCCGGAGTACGTTTCCGCTAGACGGCGCGATTACGATCGGTACCAGCACGAAATGGCACAACAACAAATGATGGCACAACAGCATATGATGCAGCAACAGCAGGCTATGGCTCAACAACAGCAGTTCCAGCAATTCCAACAGTTCCAACAGCAACAACAGGCGATGCAAATGCAACAActccaacaacaacaacagcagcagcaacaacagcCACGGCAGCAGGCTGAGATGGGTACACAGACGGCAGCATCACAGTCATAACAGGCCAGGACACAACAATCAAGGGAGGGTCAAGGACATTTATAAGGACACTTATTTTAGACATTTAACTCTACTTAGGTACACGGAAAGGTTAGTGATAACAATGCTCAGGATAAATGACCGCAGGGAAGGTCAATAGATATGGGTCAAGGACAGTGTACTTAACATATGTCACAGTAACGGAGATCCCAATATTACAATAACGGGCATGGTTACAATAGCGGGAAGTCAGTGTCAAAATACAGGCGGGTAACCGGGGTTAATGTCATGATAACGGGAACGTCAGGGTCAAAATACAGGTGGGTAACCGGGGTTAATGTCATGATAACGTGAAAGGTCAGGGTCAAAATACAGGTGGGTAACCGGGGTTAATGTCATGATAACGGGAACGTCAGGGTCAAAATACAGGCGGGTAACCGGGGTTAATGTCATGATAACGGGAACGTCAGGGTCAAAATACAGGTGGGAAACCGGGGTTAATGTCATGATAACGGGAACGTCAGGGTCAAAATACAGGTGGGAAACCGGGGTTAATGTCATGATAATGGGAAAGGTCAGGGTCAAAATACAGGTGGGAAACCGGGGTTAATGTCATGACAACGGGAACGTCAGGGTCAAAATACAGGTGGGAAACCGGGGTTAATGTCATGATAACGGGAACGTCAGGGTCAAAATACAGGTGGGAAACCGGGGTTAATGTCATGATAACGGGAACGTCAGGGTCAAAATACAGGTGGGTAACCGGGGTTAATGTCATGATAATGGGAAAGGTCAGGGTCAAAATACAGGTGGGAAACCGGGGTTAATGTCATGATAATGGGAAAGGTCAGGGTCAAAATATAGGTGGGAAACCGGGGTTAATGTCATGACAACGGGAAAGGTCAGGGTTAAAATAATGGTGGGTACCGGGGTTAATGTCATGACAACGGGGAAGTCAGTGTCAAAATAATGGTGGGTACCGGGGTTAATGTCATGACAACGGCAAAGGTCAGGGTCAAAATACAGGTGGGTAACCGGGGTTAATGTCATGATAACGGGAAATGTCGGGGTCGAAAGAATGGGAGAGCAAGGTCACAAGGTCGGGGAAGCCCAAGGTCATACTAACGGTAAGCCCAAGGTCAAATTCAAAAGAAGACCAAGGTAGCAATAACCTTAAGGTTGCATGTAGAAAGGAAAATTGAAAAATCCATGAACTCTTTAATATTAACAACATGATCTGATCTACATTGATAAAGTATTAATATTGCATGGTGAAAAGCAACACATATATGTGATGCTTTCTCTAGTATATATTCATTAACAAATTTGATCAGAAATGTTGTTTATTACTATACATTGTTAGATGTTTCATATCATCATGTCAATGTGGAGGAGTGTGCTTCTAGTCATTTATGTAAACAGTATATTGTAGAGAGTAGACgttgtgtgtgtactgttgtagaTATGTAGGAGGGTAGGAGAGTAGATgttgtgtgtgtactgttgtagaTATGTAGGAGGTTAGGAGGAGAGTAGATGTTGTTTGTGTACTGTTGTAGATATGTAGGTGAGTAGGAGAGTAGATgttgtgtgtgtactgttgtagaTATGTAGGTGAGTAGGAGGAGAGTAGATgttgtgtgtgtactgttgtagaTATGTAGGTGAGTAGGAGGAGAGTAGATgttgtgtgtgtactgttgtagaTATGTAGGAGGGTAGGAGGAGAGTAGATgttgtgtgtgtactgttgtagaTATGTAGGAGGGTAGGAGGAGAGTAGAtgttgtgtgtactgttgtagaTATGTATGAGGGTAGGAGGAGAGTAGATgttgtgtgtgtactgttgtagaTATGTAGGAGGGTATGAGGAGAGTAGATGTTGagtgtgtactgttgtaggtATGTAGGAGGGTAGGAGGAGAGTAGAtgttgtgtgtactgttgtaggtATGTAGGAGGGTAGGAGGAGAGTAGCtgttgtgtgtactgttgtaggtATGTAGGAGGGTACAAGGAGAGTAGATGTTGTGTGTGTTCTGTTGTAGGTATGTAGGAGGGTAGGAGGAGAGTAGAtgttgtgtgtactgttgtaggtATGTAGGAGGGTACAAGGAGAGTAGATGTTGTGGGTGTTCTGTTGTAGGTATGTAGGAGGGTAGGAGGAGAGTAGATgttgtgtgtgtactgttgtaggtATGTAGGAGGGTAGGAGAGTAGATgttgtgtgtgtactgttgtaggtATGTAGGAGGGTAGGAGGAGAGTAGATgttgtgtgtgtactgttgtaggtATGTAGGAGGGTAGGATGAGAGTAGATgttgtgtgtgtactgttgtaggtATGTAGGAGGGTAGGAGGAGAGTAGATgttgtgtgtgtactgttgtagaTATGTAGGAGGGTAGGAGGAGAGTAGATgttgtgtgtgtactgttgtaggtATGTAGGAGGGTAGGAGGAGAGTAGATgttgtgtgtgtactgttgtagaTATGTAGGAGGGTAGGAGAGTAGATgttgtgtgtgtactgttgtaggtATGTAGGAGGGTAGGAGGAGAGTAGATgttgtgtgtgtactgttgtagaAATGTAGGAGGGTAGGAGGAGAGTAGATgttgtgtgtgtactgttgtaggtATGTAGGAGGGTAGGAGGAGAGTAGATgttgtgtgtgtactgttgtagaTATGTAGGAGGGTAGGAGAGTAGATgttgtgtgtgtactgttgtaggtATGTAGGAGGGTAGGAGGAGAGTAGATgttgtgtgtgtactgttgtaggtATGTAGGAGGGTAGGAGGAGAGTAGATgttgtgtgtgtactgttgtagaTATGTAGGAGGGTACAAGGAGAGTAGATGTTGTGTGTGTTCTGTTGTAGGTATGTAGGAGGGTAGGAGGAGAGTAGATGTTGTGTGGGTACTGTTGTAGGTATGTAGGAGGGTAGGAGGAGAGTAGATgttgtgtgtgtactgttgtagaTATGTAGGAGAGTAGATgttgtgtgtgtactgttgtagaTATGTAGGAGGATAGGAGAGTAGatgtgtgtgtactgttgtaggtATGTAGGAGGGTAGGAGGAGAGTAGATgttgtgtgtgtactgttgtagaTATATAGGAGGGTAGGAGGAGAGTAGATgttgtgtgtgtactgttgtagaTATGTAGGAGGGTAGGAGGAGAGTAGATgttgtgtgtgtactgttgtaggtATGTAGGAGGGTAGGAGAGTAGATgttgtgtgtgtactgttgtagaTATGTAGGAGGGTAGGAGGAGAGTAGATgttgtgtgtgtactgttgtaggtATGTAGGAGGGTAGGAGGAGAGTagatgttgtgtgtgtgtactgttgtagaTATGTAGGAGGGTAGGAGGAGAGTAGATgttgtgtgtgtactgttgtaggtATGTAGGAGGGTAGTAGAGTAGATgttgtgtgtgtactgttgtaggtATGTAGGAGGGTAGGAGGAGAGTAGATgttgtgtgtgtactgttgtaggtATGTAGGAAGGTAGGAGGAGAGTAGATgttgtgtgtgtactgttgtagaTATGTAGGAGGGTACAAGGAGAGTAGatgttgtatgtgttctgtTGTAGGTATGTAGGAGGGTAGGAGGAGGGTAGATgttgtgtgtgtactgttgtagaTATGTAGGAGGGTAGGAGGAGAGTAGatgtgtgtgtactgttgtaggtATGTAGGAGGGTAGGAGGAGAGTAGatgtgtgtgtactgttgtagaTATGTAGGAGAGTAGatgtgtgtgtactgttgtagaTATGTAGGAGGGTAGGAGGAGAGTAGatgtgtgtgtactgttgtaggtATGTAGGAGGGTAGGAGGAGAGTAGATGTTGTGTGTGTTCTGTTGTAGATATGTAGGAGGGTAGGAGGAGAGTAGATGCtgtgtgtgtactgttgtagaTATGTAGGAGGGTAGGAGGAGAGTAGATgttgtgtgtgtactgttgtagaTATGTAGGAGGGTAGGAGAGTAGATgttgtgtgtgtactgttgtagaTATGTAGGAGGGTAGGAGGAGAGTAGATgttgtgtgtgtactgttgtagaTATGTAGGAGGGTAGGAGGAGAGTAGatgtgtgtgtactgttgtagaTATGTAGGAGGGTAGGAGGAGAGTAGATgttgtgtgtgtactgttgtagaTATGCAGGAGGGTACAAGGAGAGTAGATGTTGTGTGTGTTCTGTTGTAGGTATGTAGGAGGGTAGGAGGAGAGTAGATGTTGTGTGTGTTCTGTTGTAGGAGAGTATGTGAGTTGTGATAAAGTGAGTATGAGTTTGGTGAATTCCATTTTTGTTGTATCTATAATGATGTCCGTTATATGTATGCATGtgtatttattgaaaacatttttgttaaCTCATTGCCGCAATGTAAATCAATAGTTAACTAGTTGTAACCACTGTagcaataaaatgaaaatcCAGATTTAATAcaaaactgtgttgttgttttccATTAGTGGCATAGTTATTACCGTTGGTTCAATTTTAGTACCATACAGAGGGTTATTTTAGCAAGGTACAAATTTTAGCTAATTCAGTGACTACCTTGTAGTTGTGGAACATTAAAATATCAACCTCCAAATATTAACTTCACTAAAAACATACTTGCAATATTGTGTAGAATGTTCCTGGTTGGAACATACTAAGTTAGAGTGAGGCTCATTTTTACATCTATACACAGCCCTATACAAACCGTCACacatttacatttttacctAGCCCTATACAAACCGTCACACATTTACATCTATACATGGCCCTATACAAACCGTCACACATTTACATCTATACATAGCCCTATACAAACCGTCACACATTTACATCATAGCCCTATACAAACCGTCACACATTTACATCTATACATAGCCCTATACAAACCGTCACACATTTACATCTATACATAGCCCTATACAAACCGTCACACATTTACATCTATACACAGCCCTATACAAACCGTCACACATTTACATCTATACATAGCCCTATACAAACCGTCACACATTTACATCTATACACGGCCCTATACAAACCGTCACACATTTACATCTATACACGGCCCTATACAAACCGTCACACATTTACATCTATACACGGCCCTATACAAACCGTCACACATTTACATCTATACACGGCCCTATACAAACCGTCACACATTTACATCTATACACGGCCCTATACAAACCGTCACACATTTACATCTATACATGGCCCTATACAAACCGTCACACATTTACATCTATACATAGCCCTATACAAACCGTCACACATTTACATCTATACATAGCCCTATACAAACCGTCACACATTTACATCTATACATAGCCCTATACAAACCGTCACACATTTACATCTATACATGGCCCTATACACACCGTCACACATTTACATCTATACCTAGCCCTATACAAACCGTCACACATTTACATCTATACATAGCCCTATACAAACTGTCACACATTTACATCTATACATAGCCCTATACAAACCGTCACACATTTACATCTATACCTAGCCCTATACAAACCGTCACACATTTACATCTATACACAGCCCTATACAAACCGTCACACATTTACATCTGTACATAGCCCTATACAAACCGTCACACATTTACATCTATACATAGCCCTACACAAACCGTCACACATTTACATCTATACACAGCCCTATACAAACCGTCACACATTTACATCTATACATAGCCCTATACAAACCAACTACTGACTGTATAGTGACAGGACGGGGCTATTCTATCTTATCTGATAATAGCAGATAATCTATTAAGTTTTTTAATTGACAATCAATgcattaatttctttaaatagaTTTGCATTCTTTTGTACTCTTAACTGCTCAA
This DNA window, taken from Pecten maximus chromosome 3, xPecMax1.1, whole genome shotgun sequence, encodes the following:
- the LOC117324178 gene encoding multiple coagulation factor deficiency protein 2 homolog; amino-acid sequence: MTQLLSLLLLVLTVLVGIDLCKGHPSNDHASPNTPTEQSEQVGFHDDKVVHDEAHLKEHLQEEIDTSKPMTPQEMEFHYFRLHDADNNTKLDGLEIMSALSHMSNMYDLTAAEKAGKSDQEVAELQRKRSDEATKHYADIVDKVLREDDFDQDGYISYPEYVSARRRDYDRYQHEMAQQQMMAQQHMMQQQQAMAQQQQFQQFQQFQQQQQAMQMQQLQQQQQQQQQQPRQQAEMGTQTAASQS